The Podospora pseudoanserina strain CBS 124.78 chromosome 7 map unlocalized CBS124.78p_7, whole genome shotgun sequence region aagggggttgaagaaggaggagggggatgtggagatgggggaggcggcggcggacgggggagctggggagggaCAGGGGAGTGGGATTGCTAtgccggtggtggctgctgctgagaagcAAGTACCGCAGGtgggaggggcaggtggtggtggggggaagaagaagaagaaggggaagaggtaatgggtggggggatgatgagggagggtAGGGGGATGATAAGGGAGGGtaggggggatgatgaggaagggaaCGTCAAGAGGTAACCGCAGAGTCGAAATCATcaaatataataaagaaaTCAGCCCAAGAGTTTCCAAAGGGCCACACAAGACGGTTGAACGCGCGTGACTCTTGGAAATGGGAAGCATTCGTTAAAGGCGCAGGGTGCGAGCGGGAGAGGACTATCAAGATTTCTAGACAAAATGGGCCGCATCAAGTCGTGGACAACATGGGTGAACGCCAGTCTTTCCCACACGACAACAAAAATGGCATAGTAACAACCGAGACATCAAAACTGGACACAATCACATTCGACACCAAGATATTTCATGCGAGGAACAAACAGTGCAGTGTAATCCCTTCATTAGCTGAGGTCCTACTCATACAATCCCATACTACTTATGTATGTCTCTTTCCTTCCCAAATATCCCACCTCATACTCATGAGgcatccatcatccatccctaAAAGAACCCATTTCGTTCTTTGTTTGCGCGTtcagcaaaaacaaaactccAGACGCCTTTCAATGATGTGGAAATCCACGCCTGCCTACCGTAATCCGTAACAAAACAGTCTTTGTTGTACATGACCTTCAGGGGATTACTATCCAACATACAAGATTTGCCCGCCCGCTCCGCCTGTGACGTTATCCTTCTGTCTATACCAGAAGTTtatgaaaagaaaaaaagaaatgcGTGAGGGGGTATTAGTCGTTAtaaaaagacaaaaagagCAGAGaaatcagcagcagcgcaaATGACAAGACGCTCAAAAGTCCTCGTCAAAGGCAAAGTCGCCGCCGTTCTCGTTCTTGCTCTCCTCAGCAGACTCCTCAAACTTCTTGGTGCTGTTCATGACACCAGCCTTCTGGTACTCGCCGACACGCTTCTCGAAGAAGTTGGTCTTGCCGCCGAGGGAGATATTCTCCATGAAGTcgaaggggttggtggagcgGTAGATCTTGTCGTTGCCGAGGGCGACAAGGAGACGGTCAGCGACGAACTCAATGTACTGCTTCATGAGGTTCGAGTTCATGCCGAGCAGGGCGCAGGGAAGAGCCTCGGTGAGGAACTCCTGCTCAATAGAGACGGCATCGCGGATGATGTCCTCGACGAGCTGCTTGCTGGgtctgttgttgaggtgAGAGAACAGAAGGCAGGCAAAGTCGGTGTGGAGACCCTCATCACGGGAGATGAGCtcgttggagaaggtgagacCAGGCATGAGGCCGCGCTTCTTGAGCCAGAATATGGAGGCGAAAGCACCACTGAAGAAGataccctcaacagcagcgaAGGCAACAAGGCGCTGGGCGAAGGAGGCATCCTTGTCGGAGATCCACCGAAGGGCCCAGTCGGCCTTCTTGCGGATGCAGGGAATGGTGTCGATGGCATTGAAGAGGTAGGTGCGCTGAGATGGCTCCTTGATGTAGGTATCAATGAGAAGGGAGTAGGTCTCGGAGTGGATGTTCTCCATCATGATCTGGAAGCCGTAGAAGCAGCGGGCCTCGGGAATCTGGACCTCGGCGCTGAAACGCTCGACAAGGTTCTCATTGACGATACCATCggaggcggcgaagaaggcgaggataTGGGAGATGAAGAACTTCTCGTCATCGTTGAGCTTGTTGCTCCAGTCGTGGAGATCCTTGGAGAGATCGATCTCCTCAGCAGTCCAGAAGGaagcctcggccttcttgtaCATTTGCCAGACCTGTAAGGGTTTTAATTAGTACGCGTGATCCAACTTGAGAACGCGTCAAAGTCGCGTCACATACCTCATGGTACTTGATGGGGAACAAGACGAAGCGCTGAGGGTTCTCGGTGAGGAGCGGCTCATCGAGGAGCTCTTGCTTTGGTTCTGGGGCAGCGACtgtcttgatctcctccttcttgttctcaAACTTGGCatccatctcggcctcgagggtggtgaggtcggCATTGAAAGGCTTGTTTTCCTTGTCGGATGGGGCAAagttgagcttcttgacggGAGACTCCATCTTGAAGGCGTCAATGGCGGAAGCAGCCTGCAAAAGTAAAGGATGTTAGCTTTGTGGACGCGTAAAGTAGCCGACGCGTGGAAAGGTAGCTAGCTACTGACCTGCTTGGAAGGTGTGATTTCGGCGGCCATTGTGAAGATAGTTGAGGGCTGAAATATGGGAGGTGCAAAGGccacaagaagaagaaatatCAGAGGCAATTGCTGAGTGACGACTGTGGCGGGATTGGGAGAGTTGTTGTGAGTGTAGACAAAGAGAATTTCTCAAGCAAAATATGGGCGTCGCGAATTCTCTTAAATGCTGCACGTTGGGACGCGGCCCACTTTACTAAATCTGTACGGCAGGGATACGCGTCGACACGCCTGTAGTCTCTTTCCAGGGGGCCCAGGCACTTTGTGCGGCGTCACTGATGccctccatcaacaccagcctcTCATTTGGTTGTTCCAAGAGGGGCATCACCGGGCAATCCCACCAGTCCCTTGCTCCCTGTTCCTAGTCGGCCCTCTCGCTCTTATCAGATCCATCATCAGCCGCGCCATTCAATGCCTGTTCCAGTGGCCTGTTGGGTGAGCGTTTGTCAGAGTTTATTTATTCGGATGCACGTTGCAACAATTTCACCATGGACCCCACCATGACACACTCGGGCCCATCCTGCCTGGAATTGAACCAGCTGGGCTTCCACTTCCAAGAATCCAAACACGCGAACTGTTCGCAGCTCCGACGGGTCCCGATCTGCCCTCCTGGAATCGGCCTACACTGCAGTTCCCCTGTTGCAACTTGCAAGACTTTGACCCATTCTGCTGTTGCCCCGTGAGCAGCCATGGACCTCTCTGGGCAGAGGTGGGGTTGAAAAGATTATCAGATGGGATCCTTGACCAGATCAAACTGGGAGACGCGTCAAATCGCGTCTGTCTCGCGGCTTCATTATTAATTGATTTTGACCCAGCCTTGTCTCCGGTCTTGGAATATTGAGACCTTTTCTCGAAGAATACACATTCCCGCTGTCTCGCAGATGAGGAAAACTATTATTATTCAAATGCCCTTTGCCTCTGGGTATCATGATGCAGTCTGTTTCCCAAAACTCCTCGCTCATGAAAAGCAACAAATGAAATATAAAAACACTTCGCTTCAGCATTGCCCTCCTAGCACCATATCCAAGCGGCCCCTGACACCTCCTGACGTCACCTGGGCAACTACACTATCTCCGACCAGCCTTCCCACGATTGTCTCTGGGGTCCTGCTTTGGTGTAATCTGACGACCCGGAAGGCCTCCCCCGATCGGAGCTCGCGGTGGTGTAAGATTCCTCACAGGAGCTACCAGTGCACTTTGCGGGGCCGCTGTCATGTCTCCTGTCTGCCGTCCAGAGCGTGCCGGTGTTACGGCGGCTGGAGTGGCAAGCGATGGCATCGTACCCGTTCTTGTGACCCCGGTTTCGACATCCCGATCCCCCTCGGCCCCTGCAAGTTCGTCCGGCATCTCGACAATACTGCCCGTCTCTGGATCCTGAACGACACCAGCCTGGAGcgcctttgccttttccgTCAAGAAAGCGTCGAGCAGCCAGGCATTCTTCGTGTTGGCTCGGTAGAAAACGTCCGCGATGTCGCCAATGAGAGGGATAAAACCGATTGCCAGATCGAgcatgatgttggtgaacATCATGCCATACAGACGCTTGGGAAGACCACCATCGACCTTTGaggccttcttgatgagagCAAGAGCCATGAGGAAATCTGCAAAGTCGCCAATGCTACAGAACATTTGTTAGCCCATGTTTGGTCACACAGAGACAGCTGCTGGTATACTTACACAGGAATCAAACCGATGATGGCGGACCAGCCGAACCGGATGGGGATGCAGCAACAACTGAACCCCATGTCCCAACGATAGGCTCTTCGGCGGATCTTCCTGAGAATCTTGGCGTCATTCTTGGAAAGGCCTTGGGGAATAGGTCTCTCCTGAGTCTTGTACTTTGCGACCTTACCGTTCTTGTAGACCGGGACTTTTTCGAGGTAAGGGTTCTCCGAGTTAGTATTTGTCTTGTCCTTCCCCAGCTTCTTGagagccttcttctccaggaTTTTGATAGCCACGTTCATGGTGATTTGCGGTGATCGATGTCGatcaaaaaaataaaaaaataaaaaagaatgTATATGAAATAAAAGAATGGAAATAAAACACACAGAGCACGAGAAACACAGAAAAAAACAGAGGCTGAGAGTTGATATAAAAGTCGACGCTTTGTTGCGGGCTCCGGCGGCTGTCAAGTTGGCCTCCGGCTGGTTGTAAGTGAGGTATTGGTCGCGGCAGGCTCTTTGTCGGTTTCAGATTCGCGCTTGTCAGACCCAAATTGGAAACACTTTTGGCGCCAGAGTCAACGAACCCGAGGGTCGGGATGTTGGTCTGGTGTACTAGAGAGACAAGAAGCGACAAGGTCAAGTACAAAAGCACCAGCTGGACCGTGGCAGCTTCCGTCTTGCTTTATGTCTGCTGGCTGGCCCCATGGCTCAACGTCTAGCCCTGTGCATCAAACGTCTTCTTGTTTCCGAGTGATGACGTTCCTGGGCGACCTCCCTGCAGCTTCAAGGTGTAACCCCTGCTCAGCGTGCCCGTGTGGCGCGGGACTGCCACACACTTGTGTGTTGTGGTTGGCCTCTTCCAGATGCACCATCTTGTGCGGGGAGCGGGGGACTGCACCGCCACATCCGCTCCTGGCAGAAGCTTGACTGGAGCAGGATGTGGCGTTGAATCCCTGGACTGGTGGGGTGAATTGGGCTCTAGCCACAGTTGGGTTCTGCGAACATCTCCAGTCTGCGCCAGTGGAGACAAATCAATGCCGTCCACGTCTGCACACgtctctccccatcccattcTAGATTCCATGGTTGACCCGCCGATAGCGTTTGTCGACAGCTCCCGCCCAATTCGGCCACACACCTGAGCCTTTTCTCTCACCTGCCTATCACTGCTTTGCTTTGTATCTGTGCAAATTTTCTCTTGCTTGTCCAGTCTAGACTCTGAAGCGCACGCATTGCCTTGCGGTGGGGAAACTCTTACCTTTGCGATTTGGCGGTCCAAGCCTGAACCTGCCGAGCCAGTCCGCCAGCGAAGCCCTCGCCAAACAAACACAAATCGATCGACCAGAAACACAGACCACTTCCTTACCTCATTCCGTACCCGCAAACACCTCCAACCTAGAACCGCAAAGTAGTTCCCACGCAACCTGGACTGCCTTTtgcgctgttgctgccctACAGACGACCACCCCTCAGGAAACCAGGCTGTTGATATGCCACACCACAGCACACTGTCATGGCCGAAAACAAGATGCAACTCGAAGATTGTATGTATCTTTTTTGGTACCGCTCGGTTGGATGACACCTGTTGACCTGTTTGCCCAGGGTTGGACGACCTTTGTGTCCGATTCATCATAAACCTGCCCAAGGAGGATCTGTCATCCGTGGCCCGAATTTGCTTCCAGGTCGAAGAGGCACAATGGTTCTACGAAGATTTTATACGTCCGCTGGACCCTACACTCCCGTCGATGTCGCTCCGAAGTTTCTGTCTTCGAATCTTCCAGCACTGTCCCCTGCtggcctccttctcggctGAAAACCACATGCGAGCGTTCGAGGAGTTTCTCCAGTACAAGACCAGAGTTCCCGTCAGAGGAGCTATCCTGCTGAATGAGGCCATGGACTCGACTGTGTTGGTCAAGGGCTGGAAGAAGGGCGCCAACTGGAGTTTCCCCAGAGGCAAAATCAAc contains the following coding sequences:
- the RNR2 gene encoding Ribonucleotide-diphosphate reductase (RNR), small subunit (EggNog:ENOG503NW0V; COG:F) — protein: MAAEITPSKQAASAIDAFKMESPVKKLNFAPSDKENKPFNADLTTLEAEMDAKFENKKEEIKTVAAPEPKQELLDEPLLTENPQRFVLFPIKYHEVWQMYKKAEASFWTAEEIDLSKDLHDWSNKLNDDEKFFISHILAFFAASDGIVNENLVERFSAEVQIPEARCFYGFQIMMENIHSETYSLLIDTYIKEPSQRTYLFNAIDTIPCIRKKADWALRWISDKDASFAQRLVAFAAVEGIFFSGAFASIFWLKKRGLMPGLTFSNELISRDEGLHTDFACLLFSHLNNRPSKQLVEDIIRDAVSIEQEFLTEALPCALLGMNSNLMKQYIEFVADRLLVALGNDKIYRSTNPFDFMENISLGGKTNFFEKRVGEYQKAGVMNSTKKFEESAEESKNENGGDFAFDEDF
- a CDS encoding uncharacterized protein (EggNog:ENOG503P53B; COG:S) yields the protein MNVAIKILEKKALKKLGKDKTNTNSENPYLEKVPVYKNGKVAKYKTQERPIPQGLSKNDAKILRKIRRRAYRWDMGFSCCCIPIRFGWSAIIGLIPVIGDFADFLMALALIKKASKVDGGLPKRLYGMMFTNIMLDLAIGFIPLIGDIADVFYRANTKNAWLLDAFLTEKAKALQAGVVQDPETGSIVEMPDELAGAEGDRDVETGVTRTGTMPSLATPAAVTPARSGRQTGDMTAAPQSALVAPVRNLTPPRAPIGGGLPGRQITPKQDPRDNRGKAGRR